A section of the Acanthochromis polyacanthus isolate Apoly-LR-REF ecotype Palm Island chromosome 1, KAUST_Apoly_ChrSc, whole genome shotgun sequence genome encodes:
- the LOC127535709 gene encoding uncharacterized protein LOC127535709, which yields MDSERVMFCPFCGVHMSRLTRFCFSCGRSLEFLNGAGQTDRPDMLQQCVRYFNEGHSYAVIVDLMSCLHGVHISLRSLKSKLNEASLYRRKDYSNTNAIIRAIRLELRGPGQLFGYRMMWQVLKQKYNLRVKRDQVMNLLRELHPRGCERRAHRRFVRRTYHSMGPNYMWHADGYDKLKPFGLAISGCIDGFSRKVMWLACGPTNNDPSVIAHHFLSCVRNLGVTPMRLRTDCGMENGTMAAIQCTLRHHHSDYFSGASSHMYGSSTNNQRIESWWSIFRKGRSQFWMELFADLRDAGYFNGSREHQCLLRYCFGDVIQKDLDECVRLWNSHRIRPSRTASCPGGVPNELYYLPHRFGSRDCGFKIEQAELDAFPETHLARAPCGDASMQEYLDLAMENSYLQKPEYWQSATELYLRLKEIAEL from the exons ATGGACAGCGAGCGGGTGATGTTCTGCCCATTTTGTGGGGTGCACATGAGCCGCTTAACGCGGTTTTGTTTTTCGTGTGGTCGGTCTTTGGAGTTTTTAAATGGGGCAGGCCAGACCGACAGACCAGATATGCTGCAGCAGTGTGTAAGATATTTTAATGAGGGACACTCGTACGCTGTAATCGTGGATCTGATGTCATGTTTACACGGTGTTCACATCAGCTTGAGGTCTCTGAAAAGCAAACTGAATGAAGCCAGTTTATATCGCAGAAAGGATTACTCCAATACAAACGCCATAATAAGGGCCATCCGACTGGAACTTCGTGGACCTGGACAACTGTTTGGCTACCGCATGATGTGGCAGGTActtaaacaaaaatacaatctgcGAGTGAAGAGGGATCAAGTGATGAATTTGCTCCGGGAATTACATCCTCGAGGTTGTGAGAGGAGAGCACACAGAAGGTTTGTCAGAAGAACCTACCACTCCATGGGACCGAACTACATGTGGCACGCGGATGGTTATGATAAACTTAAGCCATTCGGTTTGGCTATTTCAGGCTGTATCGACGGATTTTCACGCAAAGTAATGTGGCTTGCATGCGGACCGACAAATAATGACCCAAGTGTGATCGCTCACCACTTTCTGTCATGTGTGCGAAACCTTGGTGTCACTCCCATGAGACTGAGGACTGATTGCGGCATGGAGAACGGGACCATGGCCGCAATTCAGTGCACCCTACGCCACCACCACAGTGACTACTTCTCTGGAGCATCCAGCCACATGTATGGCTCATCCACAAACAACCAGAGGATTGAGTCCTGGTGGTCCATCTTCAGAAAGGGAAG GTCTCAGTTCTGGATGGAGCTATTTGCAGACCTAAGAGATGCTGGATACTTCAATGGGAGTCGTGAGCACCAGTGTCTACTGAGATATTGCTTTGGTGATGTTATCCAGAAGGACTTGGATGAGTGTGTGAGATTGTGGAACAGTCACAGGATTCGCCCCTCAAGAACAGCATCATGTCCAGGAGGTGTGCCCAATGAGCTCTACTACTTACCACACAG GTTTGGCTCCAGAGACTGTGGATTTAAAATTGAACAAGCTGAACTGGATGCCTTTCCCGAGACTCACCTGGCAAGAGCTCCATGTGGGGACGCCAGCATGCAGGAGTATTTGGACTTGGCCATGGAGAACAGTTATTTACAGAAGCCAGAGTATTGGCAGTCTGCAACTGAACTGTATCTAAGACTGAAAGAAATTGCTGAGCTATGA
- the LOC127535652 gene encoding uncharacterized protein LOC127535652 isoform X1, whose product MDSERVMFCPFCGEHMSRLTRFCFSCGRSLEFLNGADKTNAQETSQPPVNAKQGEKSCPSYKHFLEYRSSKSKERQSCNYGPRGRPRAKERKHVQINIGLMVPNRDDGTDLKPLRGKTLPLFVDPEVEAPDLLKQAVKKMRTFNKDMQEGPYVLLYADCSEVVHVPGSEKPFKLDDYKRELGRPYGRITFFICLETHFKGAVGDTSDSDGDSEIIITSRSTAEFNRADTVVFEPRNQSTPKHKTEDERDPPGHSATIQPGQILLSDTEDMDPPESNPAKLSCYGKYTDLYAPSVEEEDEELVAVSVENLQHTAVEEMNITLPDVVANLSLPIDHTKVSRFNISRANVWDGAVRGFKRTTYSETCDLLVRFTDDAGVFEEGIDTGGPRREFLTLLMKHLKDRPIFDGPEGHRFLVYNANAVREDEYFLAGKMIAVSVVHGGPGPHFLSEDLVHYLAGQPSFKATVNLITDEEIGKALQEIENAASLDALQECIMRHSTMLQTAGCLRHVVAVGEKKEVVADYLRWYIIDRNSSVIDRFRDGLSALQFLTALRQHPSLLTPVLCHSAKRLTGLELERLFKLDLSPSGSNRRLKESQTLAYWADYLLDCEEGETAVSVEDVLMFATGLTSLPPSGLEPLPQIRFLDDSPFPMANTCSNLLKLPLLDSYSVFKSQMDFGIQNSPGFGCF is encoded by the exons ATGGACAGCGAGCGGGTGATGTTCTGCCCATTTTGTGGGGAGCACATGAGCCGCTTAACGCGGTTTTGTTTTTCGTGTGGTCGGTCTTTGGAGTTTTTAAATGGGGCAGACAAAACGAATGCACAGGAGACATCCCAACCACCTGTTAATGCTAAACAGG GAGAAAAATCGTGTCCATCATATAAGCATTTCCTGGAGTACAGAAGCTCCAAGTCAAAGGAGCGTCAGTCTTGTAACTACGGGCCGAGAGGAAGACCTCGGGCTAAAGAACGAAAACACGTCCAG ATAAACATTGGGTTGATGGTGCCAAATAGAGATGATGGAACTGATTTAAAACCTCTAAGAGGGAAAACACTCCCGTTATTTGTTGACCCAGAGGTTGAAGCACCTGATCTTCTCAAGCAAGCTGTAAAGAAGATGAGAACATTCAACAAAGACATGCAAGAAGGACCATATGTCCTTTTGTATGCAGACTGCTCAGAGGTGGTCCATGTGCCTGGGTCGGAAAAGCCGTTCAAACTGGATGATTATAAAAGGGAACTTGGGAGGCCATACGGCAGGATCACCTTTTTCATTTGCctggaaacacattttaaaggag cagtgggtGATACCTCAGACTCTGATGGCGATTCTGAAATTATCATCACATCAAGGAGCACAGCTGAATTTAACCGAGCTGACACTGTG GTTTTTGAACCACGAAACCAAAGTACTCCCAAACACAAAACTGAAGATGAAAG AGATCCACCAGGACATTCAGCAACAATTCAGCCTGGACAG ATACTATTATCTGATACTGAGGATATGGATCCACCTGAAAGTAATCCAGCCAAGTTATCTTGCTACGG TAAATACACAGACCTGTATGCACCAAGTGTTGAGGAAGAGGACGAGGAGCTGGTTGCAGTCAGTGTGGAGAATCTCCAACACACAGCAGT GGAGGAGATGAACATCACACTACCTGATGTTGTGGCAAACCTGTCACTTCCTATTGATCACACAAAGGTCAGCAGGTTCAACATCTCAAGGGCTAATGTTTGGGATGGAGCTGTCAGAGGCTTCAAGCGTACAACATACTCTGAAACCTGTGACCTGCTGGTCAGATTTACTGATGATGCTGGTGTTTTTGAGGAGGGAATTGACACAGGTGGTCCAAGAAGAGAATTTTTAACTCTGCTAATGAAACACCTGAAAGACCGGCCCATTTTTGATGGACCAGAAGGACATCGTTTCTTGGTCTACAATGCAAATG CTGTTAGGGAGGATGAATACTTCCTGGCAGGAAAGATGATTGCAGTGTCGGTTGTACATGGAGGTCCAGGACCCCATTTCCTGTCAGAAGATCTTGTACATTATCTTGCCGGCCAGCCTTCGTTCAAAGCAACAGTTAATTTAATAACTGATGAAGAAATAGGGAAAGCTTTGCAAGAG ATTGAGAATGCTGCTTCATTGGATGCTCTGCAGGAATGTATCATGAGACACAGCACAATGTTACAGACAGCAGGCTGTCTGAGACATGTGGTTGCTGTGGGGGAGAAGAAAGAAGTTGTGGCAGACTACCTCCGATGGTATATTATTGACCGCAACTCATCTGTAATTGACAG ATTCAGAGATGGTCTTTCAGCCCTTCAGTTTCTTACTGCACTACGGCAACACCCTTCTTTGCTGACCCCTGTCCTGTGCCACTCTGCAAAGCGACTCACTGGCTTGGAACTTGAGAGACTCTTCAAACTTGACCTCAGTCCTTCAGGGAGTAACAGGAGACTAAAAGAAAGTCAAACTTTGGCCTACTGGGCAGACTACCTCCTTGACTGTGAag aagGTGAGACTGCTGTGTCTGTGGAGGATGTTTTGATGTTTGCAACTGGGCTGACATCACTTCCCCCTTCTGGCTTGGAACCATTGCCACAAATACGGTTCCTGGATGACTCTCCATTCCCGATGGCAAATACATGCTCAAACTTGCTGAAATTGCCACTCCTGGATTCGTACAGTGTGTTTAAGTCACAAATGGACTTTGGAATTCAAAATAGTCCAGGATTTGGCTGTTTTTAA
- the LOC127535652 gene encoding uncharacterized protein LOC127535652 isoform X2: MDSERVMFCPFCGEHMSRLTRFCFSCGRSLEFLNGADKTNAQETSQPPVNAKQGEKSCPSYKHFLEYRSSKSKERQSCNYGPRGRPRAKERKHVQINIGLMVPNRDDGTDLKPLRGKTLPLFVDPEVEAPDLLKQAVKKMRTFNKDMQEGPYVLLYADCSEVVHVPGSEKPFKLDDYKRELGRPYGRITFFICLETHFKGAVGDTSDSDGDSEIIITSRSTAEFNRADTVVFEPRNQSTPKHKTEDERDPPGHSATIQPGQILLSDTEDMDPPESNPAKLSCYGKYTDLYAPSVEEEDEELVAVSVENLQHTAVEEMNITLPDVVANLSLPIDHTKVSRFNISRANVWDGAVRGFKRTTYSETCDLLVRFTDDAGVFEEGIDTGGPRREFLTLLMKHLKDRPIFDGPEGHRFLVYNANAVREDEYFLAGKMIAVSVVHGGPGPHFLSEDLVHYLAGQPSFKATVNLITDEEIGKALQEVRIA, from the exons ATGGACAGCGAGCGGGTGATGTTCTGCCCATTTTGTGGGGAGCACATGAGCCGCTTAACGCGGTTTTGTTTTTCGTGTGGTCGGTCTTTGGAGTTTTTAAATGGGGCAGACAAAACGAATGCACAGGAGACATCCCAACCACCTGTTAATGCTAAACAGG GAGAAAAATCGTGTCCATCATATAAGCATTTCCTGGAGTACAGAAGCTCCAAGTCAAAGGAGCGTCAGTCTTGTAACTACGGGCCGAGAGGAAGACCTCGGGCTAAAGAACGAAAACACGTCCAG ATAAACATTGGGTTGATGGTGCCAAATAGAGATGATGGAACTGATTTAAAACCTCTAAGAGGGAAAACACTCCCGTTATTTGTTGACCCAGAGGTTGAAGCACCTGATCTTCTCAAGCAAGCTGTAAAGAAGATGAGAACATTCAACAAAGACATGCAAGAAGGACCATATGTCCTTTTGTATGCAGACTGCTCAGAGGTGGTCCATGTGCCTGGGTCGGAAAAGCCGTTCAAACTGGATGATTATAAAAGGGAACTTGGGAGGCCATACGGCAGGATCACCTTTTTCATTTGCctggaaacacattttaaaggag cagtgggtGATACCTCAGACTCTGATGGCGATTCTGAAATTATCATCACATCAAGGAGCACAGCTGAATTTAACCGAGCTGACACTGTG GTTTTTGAACCACGAAACCAAAGTACTCCCAAACACAAAACTGAAGATGAAAG AGATCCACCAGGACATTCAGCAACAATTCAGCCTGGACAG ATACTATTATCTGATACTGAGGATATGGATCCACCTGAAAGTAATCCAGCCAAGTTATCTTGCTACGG TAAATACACAGACCTGTATGCACCAAGTGTTGAGGAAGAGGACGAGGAGCTGGTTGCAGTCAGTGTGGAGAATCTCCAACACACAGCAGT GGAGGAGATGAACATCACACTACCTGATGTTGTGGCAAACCTGTCACTTCCTATTGATCACACAAAGGTCAGCAGGTTCAACATCTCAAGGGCTAATGTTTGGGATGGAGCTGTCAGAGGCTTCAAGCGTACAACATACTCTGAAACCTGTGACCTGCTGGTCAGATTTACTGATGATGCTGGTGTTTTTGAGGAGGGAATTGACACAGGTGGTCCAAGAAGAGAATTTTTAACTCTGCTAATGAAACACCTGAAAGACCGGCCCATTTTTGATGGACCAGAAGGACATCGTTTCTTGGTCTACAATGCAAATG CTGTTAGGGAGGATGAATACTTCCTGGCAGGAAAGATGATTGCAGTGTCGGTTGTACATGGAGGTCCAGGACCCCATTTCCTGTCAGAAGATCTTGTACATTATCTTGCCGGCCAGCCTTCGTTCAAAGCAACAGTTAATTTAATAACTGATGAAGAAATAGGGAAAGCTTTGCAAGAGGTGAGAATAGCATAA
- the LOC127535652 gene encoding uncharacterized protein LOC127535652 isoform X3, whose protein sequence is MDSERVMFCPFCGEHMSRLTRFCFSCGRSLEFLNGADKTNAQETSQPPVNAKQGEKSCPSYKHFLEYRSSKSKERQSCNYGPRGRPRAKERKHVQINIGLMVPNRDDGTDLKPLRGKTLPLFVDPEVEAPDLLKQAVKKMRTFNKDMQEGPYVLLYADCSEVVHVPGSEKPFKLDDYKRELGRPYGRITFFICLETHFKGAVGDTSDSDGDSEIIITSRSTAEFNRADTVVFEPRNQSTPKHKTEDERDPPGHSATIQPGQILLSDTEDMDPPESNPAKLSCYGKYTDLYAPSVEEEDEELVAVSVENLQHTAVEEMNITLPDVVANLSLPIDHTKVSRFNISRANVWDGAVRGFKRTTYSETCDLLVRFTDDAGVFEEGIDTGGPRREFLTLLMKHLKDRPIFDGPEGHRFLVYNANGMHSVRCLLYYMVG, encoded by the exons ATGGACAGCGAGCGGGTGATGTTCTGCCCATTTTGTGGGGAGCACATGAGCCGCTTAACGCGGTTTTGTTTTTCGTGTGGTCGGTCTTTGGAGTTTTTAAATGGGGCAGACAAAACGAATGCACAGGAGACATCCCAACCACCTGTTAATGCTAAACAGG GAGAAAAATCGTGTCCATCATATAAGCATTTCCTGGAGTACAGAAGCTCCAAGTCAAAGGAGCGTCAGTCTTGTAACTACGGGCCGAGAGGAAGACCTCGGGCTAAAGAACGAAAACACGTCCAG ATAAACATTGGGTTGATGGTGCCAAATAGAGATGATGGAACTGATTTAAAACCTCTAAGAGGGAAAACACTCCCGTTATTTGTTGACCCAGAGGTTGAAGCACCTGATCTTCTCAAGCAAGCTGTAAAGAAGATGAGAACATTCAACAAAGACATGCAAGAAGGACCATATGTCCTTTTGTATGCAGACTGCTCAGAGGTGGTCCATGTGCCTGGGTCGGAAAAGCCGTTCAAACTGGATGATTATAAAAGGGAACTTGGGAGGCCATACGGCAGGATCACCTTTTTCATTTGCctggaaacacattttaaaggag cagtgggtGATACCTCAGACTCTGATGGCGATTCTGAAATTATCATCACATCAAGGAGCACAGCTGAATTTAACCGAGCTGACACTGTG GTTTTTGAACCACGAAACCAAAGTACTCCCAAACACAAAACTGAAGATGAAAG AGATCCACCAGGACATTCAGCAACAATTCAGCCTGGACAG ATACTATTATCTGATACTGAGGATATGGATCCACCTGAAAGTAATCCAGCCAAGTTATCTTGCTACGG TAAATACACAGACCTGTATGCACCAAGTGTTGAGGAAGAGGACGAGGAGCTGGTTGCAGTCAGTGTGGAGAATCTCCAACACACAGCAGT GGAGGAGATGAACATCACACTACCTGATGTTGTGGCAAACCTGTCACTTCCTATTGATCACACAAAGGTCAGCAGGTTCAACATCTCAAGGGCTAATGTTTGGGATGGAGCTGTCAGAGGCTTCAAGCGTACAACATACTCTGAAACCTGTGACCTGCTGGTCAGATTTACTGATGATGCTGGTGTTTTTGAGGAGGGAATTGACACAGGTGGTCCAAGAAGAGAATTTTTAACTCTGCTAATGAAACACCTGAAAGACCGGCCCATTTTTGATGGACCAGAAGGACATCGTTTCTTGGTCTACAATGCAAATGGTATGCATAGTGTTAGATGTTTACTCTACTACATGGTTggttaa